A segment of the Branchiostoma floridae strain S238N-H82 chromosome 10, Bfl_VNyyK, whole genome shotgun sequence genome:
tcaaggacgacatcctgcagtaccccagccttctgtaagtcgcccacagttccaagaaacccgtgcagatagctctcgtcttggtaggaacgagggcgaactgcgctgacgttgggttcttggtctgcggcggccatgttgatgatgatggtatgaCCCATCCCATGCAGTGTCAAAGGGTTTGGTCAAAGGGTAGGTAGAGCAAGCCAACTCTGATTACCCTAATAATGTAGCAGTAACAGAGATGTGCCATGACTTGAGATGGATGGTATAACGAAGTGGAAATATTACTCACAAGTGGCAAAAAAAGGAGTTTTCACAACATCTTATAACATTGCAAAGTCTTGGCCTGTTATTTATCTGTGCAATCAGTTGTTTGACCAGCTGATGGGCTAACAGTGgaactaacgttaacgttttgtTTAACGTTACGCGTAATTGTATTTTCCTTTGAACATGACATTGACCAGTTTACCTTTACAACTCGACTTGAAACAGAATAGCACCTGGCAATACTCACGTGTAATGTATTCTTTGCAATCTCAGTAAATCAAATTAAATGGGCGACGTTTGGATATATCAGTAgatatttattgttttgaaaataatagAAAAAGATAAACATTGTAACGTTAAATGAGAACGTAAACTGGTGAGAATAGTAGTACTGGTAGCTCCCAATCTCATGAAAGACATGTTAGATTTGGTTCACATTCAGACACTGGTGTACTCTTCATGAACATGCATAACTTTGCAATTTGCCTCTTCAGCAAAAGCCCTAAGCTCTATGGAATCCTTTCCTGAAGGGTCTGACCAGTGGACGGCTGCTATAAGTGCAACTTAGTCAGGCTAACATTACCAGACTAACATTACCAGACTAACAttacatgacaaaaaaaaaacacataaagagAAATTACATAGAATCAATGTTTCTATCAAATTGCTACGTTCAATTccatatgaaatgtttctcCCATTGTAAGGATATTCCTAAAAGCCAAACAAAGATCTAAAGGTAAGTGTCATAGAGTCCTGCTGGCTGTACTCTATGGATCCTTATCATGTACATCAATGCTTAAAAACGCAGCATGTAACGATATGTGCTTTTATGCCCCCTTAAGGTATGGCAGGTATATACGTGCCACGGGGCAATGACAACCATGCGCAAAATAGCTCATATTAGGCAAAGTGGCCTTCAAGTCTGTCCAGGCATCAgaagacctgtcatacacacatacaaaatatatgaaTCCTTCCTGGGAGTCACTAGTACATGTTATCAATATGTGCAACTGGTTCTCCAGTACAAATAGCTTGGGAACATATTCAATATAAGTGTTTTGTGGTTTCGGCCAGCCTTGCAGTTTCTGCCAGCAGTCTGACTCTGTGCTGTACACCATGGTCTGAGTTAAGTAAAAATCTGTGCAGAagatctctgttcccatggcaacggctgTACTGACTTCATGAATGTCCCACGGTGGGGTCCGCTTACACCAAAGATTCTGGCTCGGGTCGTAGCGATGCACCTCTGTGATGGTGAGGAAGTAGAGGCGTGAACCACAAGACACTGCTGTACTGTCATCTACAGGTCTGTCAAGTTGCAGTtgtgaacactcctgccactggtcCAGGGACTGGTTATACTTGCTCATCCGCATCAAAGAACTGCTTACTACTTGATCAGCAACAATGTAATATAAAACTCGATCAACTTCAACGAGATGCTCTTCGTAGATCCTCAAATCGTCTCCTGGTCGTATCAACACAGACAACGAGGCCATGCCTGCATTTTCCCAAGTGTTTTCTCCATGGTTGTACTTGAACAGGGATAGCTTATTCTCATACCATAATGTGTCGTCAGTGCTTATGATGTAGATATCATTATCACTTGTGACTGTCATAGTTGAAATACGCGGAGGGAAGTTAGTACCGTAACCgcagctgatgtacttcccttcttgagggttcatgaagaggaaACCGTCTaacctgaaaagaaaaaaaaaaaacaaagaacattACAAACGCCCTCAAAATGACTGGACTGCAAATCAATACCTTTAAAAGGATATCCATGCGGCCTTGTCAGTGTAAACCCGTTGGACAGGGTCGTTTGGAAGCGCGG
Coding sequences within it:
- the LOC118423825 gene encoding kelch repeat and BTB domain-containing protein 8-like, translated to MFTSDMAESRQKTVVLQGLDSGVFEEILSYIYSGSLHVSLDKVQPLYQAADLLQLDYVRDTCSSYMAMNVERSTCVDLYQFADVFYVDKVQKACLQLIHRHFVELASSDEFCSLSVNQLTEIISHDELDVKEETTVWEAVVRWVQHSREDRLHHLPSILPHIRFNLLTSDDMAAILDHPLVREDPGGSEVIRNVVQKGNPRLKPRLGMTTEMALLLNTDEELDGFLFMNPQEGKYISCGYGTNFPPRISTMTVTSDNDIYIISTDDTLWYENKLSLFKYNHGENTWENAGMASLSVLIRPGDDLRIYEEHLVEVDRVLYYIVADQVVSSSLMRMSKYNQSLDQWQECSQLQLDRPVDDSTAVSCGSRLYFLTITEVHRYDPSQNLWCKRTPPWDIHEVSTAVAMGTEIFCTDFYLTQTMVYSTESDCWQKLQGWPKPQNTYIEYVPKLFVLENQLHILITCTSDSQEGFIYFVCVYDRSSDAWTDLKATLPNMSYFAHGCHCPVARIYLPYLKGA